The following are encoded in a window of Cryptomeria japonica unplaced genomic scaffold, Sugi_1.0 HiC_scaffold_382, whole genome shotgun sequence genomic DNA:
- the LOC131871251 gene encoding uncharacterized protein LOC131871251 — protein sequence MTNYRTDLKVDEIGRVVSVGDGIARVYGLNEIQAGEMVEFASGVKGIALNLENEIFILPTPLNFVLLFILPTPLNFVLLFILPTPLNFVLLFLPTPLSLSPRQKRRREESPPPAVDQAEEGPLEEPTPEPEEGPADEEYQAEGEEETDGEEADDTEEAQPRGSSPDTSDYERESGWDNLTPEQRSILRRGDKRNRAFLTFDPSSPSSSSEGSNRGEFLTFDPPSASSSSEGENSEGTGGGSWGDDEWE from the coding sequence ATGACCAACTATAGGACCGATCTAAAGGTTGATGAGATCGGTCGAGTGGTCTCAGTCGGAGATGGGATTGCACGTGTCTATGGATTGAACGAGATTCAAGCTGGGGAAATGGTCGAATTTGCCAGCGGTGTGAAAGGAATAGCGTTGAATCTTGAGAATGAGATATTTATCCTCCCTACCCCATTGAATTTTGTCCTCCTATTTATCCTCCCTACCCCATTGAATTTTGTCCTCCTATTTATCCTCCCTACCCCATTGAATTTTGTCCTACTATTTCTCCCTACCCCTCTATCACTTTCTCCTCGTCAAAAACGAAGGAGAGAGGAGAGCCCCCCGCCCGCAGTGGATCAAGCCGAGGAAGGGCCTTTAGAAGAGCCCACCCCTGAACCCGAGGAGGGGCCCGCCGATGAGGAATATCAGGCTGAAGGCGAGGAAGAAACCGATGGGGAAGAGGCTGACGACACCGAGGAAGCCCAACCCAGAGGGTCCTCGCCCGACACCTCCGATTACGAGCGTGAATCGGGGTGGGATAACTTGACTCCCGAGCAACGAAGCATCCTTAGGCGGGGGGATAAGAGAAATAGGGCATTCTTGACCTTTGATCCCTCGAGTCCTTCCTCATCCTCTGAGGGATCAAATCGCGGCGAATTCTTGACCTTTGATCCCCCGAGTGCTTCCTCATCCTCTGAGGGAGAGAACTCGGAGGGTACTGGGGGGGGCTCCTGGGGTGATGACGAGTGGGAATAA